The genomic DNA GTATTATGAGGTGATTATATGAAATTCGTAATGAGGCCTTATCATATGGTAGCTCTTGGAGGTTATATTGTTGAATGGGATTTCCCTTACAGAAACCTCATAGTCGTTAACAAAACTGCAGAGCCTATTAAAATTCAAATTCCGGTATTTGAAGAAGAATGGATTCAGGAACAAAGGGAATTGGGAGTTGAAGTTATTCCAGTTTCAAGGGAGGATAACTTTTTAGCTTTATGGAAAAGAGCTCATGCAGAATTAGATAAAGTAAGGCCGTAATATGACAGATTATGCAATTACAATTAAAACCGATGAGGAAAAGCATGTTTTAAATGATATAACTCAAATGTTGAGTAATCATGACGTAAACATCTCTTACACTCATCTTTTCATTGATTCAAAGGACACTGCAACAATTGATTTTGAAGTGGAGGACGTTGAGGACATTGATAAATTGATTGAGGACATTAAAAAGATTCCTGAAGTAATTTCTGTAGAAACCAACGTCTCTTCCAATGACATTTATGGGAAGCGCATAGTTGTAATGGGTGGTGGAGCCCAAGTGTCTCAAGTAGCTTCTGGGGCAATCAGTGAAGCAGATAGGCACAATATACGTGGTGAAAGGATAGG from Methanobrevibacter sp. includes the following:
- a CDS encoding energy-converting hydrogenase B subunit P, which gives rise to MKFVMRPYHMVALGGYIVEWDFPYRNLIVVNKTAEPIKIQIPVFEEEWIQEQRELGVEVIPVSREDNFLALWKRAHAELDKVRP
- a CDS encoding DUF5612 domain-containing protein; its protein translation is MTDYAITIKTDEEKHVLNDITQMLSNHDVNISYTHLFIDSKDTATIDFEVEDVEDIDKLIEDIKKIPEVISVETNVSSNDIYGKRIVVMGGGAQVSQVASGAISEADRHNIRGERIGVDTIPLVGEQDIAEAVAGVARLPRVHALVLAGSLMGGKITESVKKLKEENDIKIISLNMPGSITEAVDLVVTDPTQAGVMAVMAIADTAVFDIDRLKGKNKF